Genomic window (Streptomyces sp. NBC_00078):
CGTCCGGCTGGGCTCCTGCGCGGAGGACCAGATCGCGCTGTTCGTCGCCGGCACCGTGGTCAGCGACTGGGTCCCCGACCAGGTCATCGTCGATGTGGGCAACAAGGCCCTCAGCAAAGAAGGCAGCCCCGAGAACGGCTACGGCGGCATCGCCGGCACGAAGGCGGTCCTGTCCAAGGTCAACGAGTACCACGGATTCCTCCCGCTGCCAGACGGCGAGTTCCGCCCCAGCGTCGGCACGGTCGTCCCCGTGGTGCCGAACCACGTCTGCCCGGTCGTCCTCGGCTTCGAGGAACTGATCGTCACCGACAGCACGGGCACATCGCTGGAGCGCTGGCCGGTCGACGCCCGCGGATTCCTCAACTGACCGGCGCTGGGCACGGGACCCTCGTACCCGAGCCCGCGACCCGACCGACCTGACCCGCAGAGGAGTGCCTGACATGAGACTCAACAACGTCACGGCCCTGGTGACCGGTGCCAGCAGTGGCATCGGGGAAGCCGTGAGTTCCCGCTTCCGCCGCGAGGGCGCGCGATTGCTGCTCACCGGCCGCAGGGAGCAACTCGACAGCGCTGAGCCCGACGACCTGTACGTTCCCGGAGACCTCAACGACGAGGCGTTCGTCGAGAGCCTGGCCAAGCAGGCCGCGGAGTCCCTCGGCACTGTCGACGTCGTTGTCCTCAACCACGGTTTGCAGGCTGTCAGTCCGCTCACCGAGATGGCCTGCGACGACGCGAAGAACGTGCTCGAGAGCAACCTTCTCAGCGCGTTCCTGGTGATGAAGCACTTCGCCCCGCTGATGCCCGAGGCAGGGGGATCGTTCGTCTGCGTCAGTTCACGGCTGGGCATGGTCGGCATGGCCGGGCAGGTGTTGTATTCCGCTGCCAAGGGAGGCCTCATCATGCTTGCCAAGGGCGCGGCGATCGAATGGGCCCCGCGCAACATCCGCGTCAACGTTGTCGCTCCGGGTCTGACCGCCACCCCGATCATCGAAGCGGCGTTCCAGCGCAGGACCGACCCCGAGGCCTACCGTCGCGAGCGCGAGAGCTCGATCCCGCTCCAACGCCTCGCCGCCCCCGAAGAGATCGCCGACGCGGTGCTCTTCTTCGCATCATCGGAGTCGTCGTACGTGACCGGATCGGTCCTGACCGTCGACGGCGGGTACACCGCTTTCTGAACACCCTGCTGGGCATCACCACCAGCATTGGACTGAACGGCCTGTTCTCCGTCCCGCCTTCTACCTCCGGCGACCGCCAATTGCGGCATGACCGAACGACCACCAGTCGAGCGCATGCCCCGATCTCCGCACTCGAACTGCACCACCCACAGTGCGTCCGTGCCGAGGACCGCATCCTCGCCGCCCCGGCCACCTGGACGCCACCGCGACGCGTCGTGCTGAGGACCGTTGCCATCCTGATGGTCACCGCCTGCGACGGCTCCAGCTTCCCCACCGCCGCTCACCTGACCTTCCAGTCGGCATCGCCCCGATAACACGGGCGTCGGGGACTTCGGTCCGCCGCCCTGCACGATCCCGCCTCTGGCACCTGCGAGGCAAAGTCCCCGCACAGTCGGTCCCACATGTCCCTGGATATCCGTCAGCGCGTTTTCCCTCTCGATAAGGAGCAGACCTATGCGAGTCAGCAGATTCTTGAGTGTTCCGATCGTCACGACTGCCTTGGCCCTCGCGCTTGCCGCGTGCGGGGCGGGTGGCACCGCGCAGAGCGTGGGGTCGAAGAGTACGGCGCAGGGCGGGGGTTCGGGTTCGTCGGGTGAGCACACCGATGACATCTCGGTGGGTGTGAAGCCGGACGCGGCGGCGGTGAAGCTGCTGCCCGCGGCGGTGAAGGCCAGGGGCACGATGTCGGTGGCCATGGATCTGACCAGCCCGCCGACTTCGTTCATGGCGTCGGACAACAAGACCCCGATCGGGTTCAACCCGGACTTCTCCCGGCTGATCGCCGCCAGGCTGGGCCTGAAGCTGCAGATCAGCAACGTCAAGTTCGACACCATCATCACCGGCCTGCAGGCCGACCGGTACGACTTCACCGCCTCCACCATGGGTGCCACCACGGAGCGGCTGAAGGTGCTCGACATGGTCGACTACTTCAAGGCCGGCACCGGGGTGTCCGTCCCGTACGGAAATCCGCAGAAGCTGAGCACCCACACGCTGTGCGGGCATCGTGTCGCTGTGCAGTCCGGCAGTACCGCGGAGCTGCAGTGGCTGCCCCTGCTGTCCAAGCAGGACTGTACGGGCAAGGGCAAGCCGGCCATCAAGGCGGTGACCCTGGCCAGCGTGAACGACGCCCTGACCCAGCTGGTGTCCAAGCGGATCGACGCGGTGATGTACGACTTCACCGGGCTTCAGTGGGCGGCCACACAGCAGCCCAAGACGTTCGAGGTCCTCAAGCCCCTGGTGGCGACCAAGACCGTGGCCGTCGCGCTGAAGAAGGACTCTGCGCTGACTCCCGCGGTGAAGGCTGCCATCCAGTCGGTCATCGACAGCCCCCAGTACGCGAAGGCGCTGGGCCGCTGGGGTTTTGAGGGTCTCGGGATCAAGACCGCGGCCATGGCCGTCCCGCAGGACTGACATGTCGACGGAAATGATCGAGACGACGACCAGGAGCCGACCGGTGCCACCACTGCTGGCCGAGGAAAAGAAGCGGATCACGCCGAAACGTCCGCGTGACTACGTCGCCTGGGCCGTCGCGATCGTCATCGTCGCCGGCCTGGTGTGGACGGCGGTGACGAACGAGAACTATCGCTGGCCGGTGGTGTTCAGCTACTTCACCACCCAGACCATCCTCAACGGCCTGCTGGTCACGCTTCTTCTCACCGTGGTCAGCATGGCGCTGGCCACCGTGCTCGGGCTGCTGCTGGCGGTGATGCGCATGTCGCACCAGCGGCCCGTCTCCGGGCTCGCCCAGCTCTACATCACCTTCTTCCGCGGCACCCCGGTGCTCGTGCAGCTGATCTTCTGGTTCAACATCGCGGCGCTGTACCCGCACCTGTCGGTCGGTATCCCGTTCACGGACATCTCCACACCGGTGAACGTGAACGCGATCATGACGCCGATGACCGCGGCCGTCGTGGGCCTCACCCTGAACCAGGCCGCCTACATGTCCGAGATCATCCGCGGCGGGTTCGCCTCGGTCAGCCGCGGACAGCACGAGGCCGCGGAGTCGCTGGGCATGTCGGGGTTCACCAAGCTCCGGCACGTGATCATCCCGCAGACCATGCCCGCGGTCATCCCGGCCACCGGCAACCAGGTCATCGGCATGCTCAAGGAGACCTCCCTGGTGAGCGTGCTCGGCGTCGCCGACCTGCTGCAAAGCGCACAGGCCATCTACGCCCGCACCTACCAGACCATCCCGCTGCTGATCGTGGCCAGCCTCTGGTACCTGATCATGACGCTGGTACTGAGCGTGCCGCAGTCCATGATCGAGCGCCGATTCTCCCGCTCCACCCGGGCACGCCTGACCGGCGCCGCCACAGCGGGCGAGCCCGGGACCGGCCAGCCGGCGCCAGTTGCCACCACGAGGGAGTCCCTGCTGTGAACCCGGACGGAACGATCGTCGCACGCAAGCTGTGCAAGAGCTTCGGACGTCACCAGGTCCTGCACGACATCGACCTGACCGTCGCGGCCGGGGAGATCTCCTGCATCATCGGCCCCAGCGGATCCGGCAAATCCACCCTGCTGCGCTGTATCAACGGCCTGGAGACCGCCGACCGCGGCGTCCTGAAGGTCAACGGAGAGGACTTCGGCTACCTCGAGAAGGACGACGCCTACCACGCCGTGCGCCCCAAGCGGCTGGCCGAGCAGCGCGCCCGCATCGGCATGGTCTTCCAGCAGTTCAACCTGTTCCCCAACATGACCGCCGAAAGCAACGTCATGTCCGGACCGGTCCTGGTGCACAAGAAGAACCGCGCCACCTGCCGGGAGCAGGCGCGAGAACTCCTGGCCAGGGTCGGCCTGGAGGGATGCGGCCACAAGTACCCCGCCCAGCTCTCCGGCGGCCAGCAGCAACGCGTGGCCATCGCCCGCGCCCTCGCCATGGAACCCACCATCATGCTCTTCGACGAACCCACCAGCGCCCTGGACCCCGAACGCGTCGGCGAAGTCCTCGCCGTCATGCGCGACCTCGCCGGCAACGGCATGACCATGCTCCTCGTCACCCACGAGATGGGCTTCGCCCGCGAGGTCGCCGACGAAGTCCTCTTCATGGACGACGGCATCGCCGTCGAACGCGGCGACGCCCGCGAACTACTGGCCAACCCACGCGAAAAACGAACCCAGGCATTCCTCGAAAGAGTGCTCTAGACAGCCACACACACCTACGGCAACGGATCATCGGCCATGGCCCGGCGGAGCA
Coding sequences:
- a CDS encoding SDR family NAD(P)-dependent oxidoreductase, yielding MRLNNVTALVTGASSGIGEAVSSRFRREGARLLLTGRREQLDSAEPDDLYVPGDLNDEAFVESLAKQAAESLGTVDVVVLNHGLQAVSPLTEMACDDAKNVLESNLLSAFLVMKHFAPLMPEAGGSFVCVSSRLGMVGMAGQVLYSAAKGGLIMLAKGAAIEWAPRNIRVNVVAPGLTATPIIEAAFQRRTDPEAYRRERESSIPLQRLAAPEEIADAVLFFASSESSYVTGSVLTVDGGYTAF
- a CDS encoding amino acid ABC transporter ATP-binding protein; amino-acid sequence: MNPDGTIVARKLCKSFGRHQVLHDIDLTVAAGEISCIIGPSGSGKSTLLRCINGLETADRGVLKVNGEDFGYLEKDDAYHAVRPKRLAEQRARIGMVFQQFNLFPNMTAESNVMSGPVLVHKKNRATCREQARELLARVGLEGCGHKYPAQLSGGQQQRVAIARALAMEPTIMLFDEPTSALDPERVGEVLAVMRDLAGNGMTMLLVTHEMGFAREVADEVLFMDDGIAVERGDARELLANPREKRTQAFLERVL
- a CDS encoding amino acid ABC transporter permease — protein: MSTEMIETTTRSRPVPPLLAEEKKRITPKRPRDYVAWAVAIVIVAGLVWTAVTNENYRWPVVFSYFTTQTILNGLLVTLLLTVVSMALATVLGLLLAVMRMSHQRPVSGLAQLYITFFRGTPVLVQLIFWFNIAALYPHLSVGIPFTDISTPVNVNAIMTPMTAAVVGLTLNQAAYMSEIIRGGFASVSRGQHEAAESLGMSGFTKLRHVIIPQTMPAVIPATGNQVIGMLKETSLVSVLGVADLLQSAQAIYARTYQTIPLLIVASLWYLIMTLVLSVPQSMIERRFSRSTRARLTGAATAGEPGTGQPAPVATTRESLL
- a CDS encoding ABC transporter substrate-binding protein; amino-acid sequence: MGSKSTAQGGGSGSSGEHTDDISVGVKPDAAAVKLLPAAVKARGTMSVAMDLTSPPTSFMASDNKTPIGFNPDFSRLIAARLGLKLQISNVKFDTIITGLQADRYDFTASTMGATTERLKVLDMVDYFKAGTGVSVPYGNPQKLSTHTLCGHRVAVQSGSTAELQWLPLLSKQDCTGKGKPAIKAVTLASVNDALTQLVSKRIDAVMYDFTGLQWAATQQPKTFEVLKPLVATKTVAVALKKDSALTPAVKAAIQSVIDSPQYAKALGRWGFEGLGIKTAAMAVPQD